From one Microlunatus sp. Gsoil 973 genomic stretch:
- a CDS encoding ABC transporter substrate-binding protein, which translates to MAWDHPRGVDPLRAAAEHFGRSVGLRVEWDARPLREFENTPIDVLGRRYDLITVDHPLIGDSCRPRPALRDLTGLVSPAALADRRRGSLGPSYASYRWQGHQYALPVDAAAQVCAYRPDLIGSDLPRTWDELTAWAARSPAGRSIAIAANPTHLYLSWLSLCHQYAPDDVLQPDGRPAWWTEDGIDPVVGEAALAATYRLLELCDGESLSLDPIGLLDRMVTGDRIGYAPLVFGYCTYGRPTVRHRLRFAAPPTSDGRLIGTVLGGVGIAVSARSDHAEAAADFLRRITSTSYQSTDYAITGGQPAAADAWTTPEVNRLTNDFFRDTRETVRRGFLRPRLPGYPSFQVAAGRLVHQAAVQRAPVRQVVTAVNAAWTEFCADEARDP; encoded by the coding sequence ATGGCCTGGGATCATCCGCGTGGTGTCGACCCGCTGCGGGCCGCCGCAGAGCACTTCGGCCGATCCGTCGGTCTCCGGGTCGAATGGGATGCCCGTCCGCTCCGGGAGTTCGAGAACACACCGATCGACGTGCTCGGCCGGCGGTACGACCTGATCACCGTTGATCATCCGTTGATCGGGGATTCCTGTCGGCCACGGCCGGCGCTGCGCGATCTGACCGGTCTGGTGTCCCCGGCGGCACTCGCCGACCGTCGACGCGGATCACTCGGTCCCAGCTACGCGAGCTACCGCTGGCAGGGACATCAGTACGCGCTCCCCGTCGACGCCGCCGCGCAGGTCTGCGCGTACCGGCCGGACCTGATCGGCTCGGACCTGCCGCGGACCTGGGACGAGCTGACCGCCTGGGCGGCACGATCGCCGGCCGGGCGGTCGATCGCCATAGCGGCGAACCCCACGCATCTCTATCTCAGCTGGCTCAGCCTGTGCCATCAGTACGCTCCCGACGACGTGTTGCAGCCCGACGGGCGACCAGCCTGGTGGACTGAGGACGGCATCGATCCGGTGGTCGGCGAGGCTGCGCTCGCAGCGACCTACCGGCTCCTTGAGCTTTGCGATGGCGAGTCGCTGTCGCTGGACCCGATCGGGCTGCTGGACCGTATGGTGACCGGCGACCGGATCGGCTATGCGCCGTTGGTCTTCGGTTACTGCACCTACGGCCGTCCGACGGTGCGCCATCGGTTGAGGTTCGCCGCACCGCCGACATCCGACGGACGTCTGATCGGCACGGTTCTCGGCGGCGTCGGCATCGCCGTGTCCGCCCGATCGGACCATGCCGAGGCGGCCGCAGATTTCCTACGACGGATAACCAGCACCAGCTACCAGAGCACCGACTACGCGATCACCGGCGGCCAGCCCGCCGCCGCCGACGCCTGGACTACACCCGAAGTCAACCGACTCACCAATGACTTCTTCCGCGACACCCGGGAAACGGTACGACGCGGATTCCTTCGTCCACGGTTACCCGGCTATCCCAGCTTCCAGGTCGCCGCCGGTCGGCTGGTTCACCAGGCGGCTGTCCAGCGGGCACCCGTCCGGCAGGTCGTCACTGCGGTCAACGCGGCCTGGACCGAATTCTGTGCGGACGAGGCGCGGGATCCGTAA
- a CDS encoding endo-1,4-beta-xylanase, which produces MTDKLSTVTRRGVLVGAAGLAAGTIVGPATAAAHHQKPVHRRDPDHHRKHHHGTSPLWEVAWKNGIVYAGSISTWMYADDPDYAALFRREVAMLWPEDDFLWYHLRPSPTSGLDFTYPDMIVEFAEANRQLIIGAPGLVWDEGFGDGWTDDDLWGMSASDAETVLYSTVEAMVHRYRGRVAAWIVCNEVTDPEGDHGLRTDVPWYNTIGPSYVAEAFHRAHQQDPHAMLLINEFGLDTVNQYGDEPVPRQRALLEVIDTLLADRVPLHGLGIEAHLLATDFADRFHRKEFRRFLREVADRGLKILITEMDVLDDGLPAAIGPRDRGVADVYQRFLDTVLEEKAVISVTQYGLSDRWTEENDDNPRDDGVLRRPCPYDDDLQPKPAYTAIRNALARAPHRRPEWAPPRPLGR; this is translated from the coding sequence ATGACGGACAAGCTCAGCACTGTGACCCGCCGGGGTGTTCTCGTCGGAGCGGCAGGTCTGGCTGCCGGTACCATCGTCGGCCCGGCGACAGCCGCCGCCCACCATCAGAAGCCCGTTCACCGTCGGGACCCGGACCACCATCGCAAGCATCATCACGGCACGAGCCCGTTGTGGGAGGTCGCATGGAAGAACGGCATCGTCTATGCCGGTTCGATCTCCACCTGGATGTACGCCGACGATCCGGACTACGCCGCGCTGTTCCGGCGCGAGGTGGCGATGCTCTGGCCGGAGGATGACTTCCTCTGGTACCACCTGCGGCCGTCACCGACGTCCGGCCTGGACTTCACCTACCCCGACATGATCGTCGAGTTCGCCGAGGCGAACCGGCAGTTGATCATCGGCGCACCCGGTCTGGTCTGGGACGAGGGCTTCGGCGACGGCTGGACCGACGACGACCTGTGGGGCATGTCCGCCAGCGACGCCGAGACGGTGCTGTATTCGACGGTCGAGGCCATGGTGCACCGCTACCGCGGACGGGTCGCCGCCTGGATCGTCTGCAACGAGGTGACCGATCCCGAAGGTGATCATGGGCTCCGCACCGATGTGCCGTGGTACAACACCATCGGCCCGAGCTACGTGGCGGAGGCCTTCCATCGGGCACACCAGCAGGATCCGCACGCCATGCTGCTGATCAACGAGTTCGGCCTCGACACAGTCAACCAGTACGGTGATGAGCCGGTGCCGCGGCAACGAGCGTTGCTCGAGGTGATTGACACGTTGCTGGCCGACCGGGTGCCGCTGCACGGCCTGGGGATCGAGGCGCACCTGCTCGCCACCGACTTCGCCGATCGCTTCCACCGCAAGGAATTCCGCCGCTTCCTGCGGGAAGTGGCCGATCGGGGCCTGAAGATCCTGATCACCGAGATGGACGTGCTCGATGACGGTCTGCCGGCAGCGATCGGGCCGCGCGACCGCGGCGTCGCCGATGTCTACCAGCGCTTCCTGGACACCGTCCTGGAGGAGAAGGCGGTGATCTCGGTGACCCAGTACGGGCTCTCCGATCGCTGGACCGAGGAGAACGACGACAACCCGCGGGACGACGGCGTCCTCCGGCGACCCTGCCCGTACGACGATGATCTGCAGCCGAAACCGGCCTACACGGCCATCCGGAACGCCTTGGCCCGGGCGCCGCACCGCCGCCCGGAGTGGGCGCCGCCGAGGCCGCTCGGTCGCTGA
- a CDS encoding PIG-L deacetylase family protein, translated as MLFTEIGSALVVVAHCDDAEWMFGGVVAKLTDRGVPVSYLVVTDGASGGVDLSVTDEQLAAVRADEQRAAAGVLGVSDVTFLGYHNDELEVSVGLKRDIVHQIRRVRPDLVLTWMPSRHPEAPIDWLHGDHLAVGEATMQAIYPEALMPRIHSELGKEGLAPHTVGEVWYPAMSDADCYIDVSEVVEVKMDAIWCHHSQNGEANGDRTWLFERRVAPPMRSAGRMLAVAYAERFRRVAITG; from the coding sequence ATGTTGTTCACCGAGATCGGGTCTGCGCTGGTCGTGGTCGCTCATTGCGACGACGCCGAGTGGATGTTCGGCGGGGTGGTCGCCAAGCTGACGGACCGAGGTGTTCCGGTGAGCTACCTGGTCGTCACCGACGGGGCCAGCGGTGGTGTCGATCTCTCGGTCACCGACGAACAGCTGGCGGCGGTCAGGGCCGACGAGCAGCGGGCGGCTGCCGGCGTGCTCGGGGTGTCCGACGTGACGTTCCTCGGCTACCACAACGACGAGCTCGAGGTCAGTGTCGGGTTGAAGCGCGACATCGTCCACCAGATCCGGCGAGTCCGGCCGGATCTGGTGCTGACCTGGATGCCCAGCCGTCACCCGGAGGCTCCGATCGACTGGCTGCACGGTGATCATCTTGCTGTCGGCGAGGCCACGATGCAGGCCATCTATCCGGAGGCACTGATGCCGCGGATCCATTCCGAACTCGGAAAGGAAGGCCTGGCTCCACATACCGTCGGTGAGGTTTGGTATCCGGCCATGTCGGATGCCGACTGCTACATAGACGTCAGTGAGGTCGTCGAGGTGAAGATGGATGCGATCTGGTGCCATCACAGCCAGAACGGCGAAGCCAACGGCGACCGTACCTGGCTGTTCGAACGGCGCGTCGCCCCACCGATGCGATCGGCGGGCCGGATGCTCGCGGTTGCCTACGCCGAGCGGTTCCGACGCGTCGCCATCACCGGATGA
- a CDS encoding IclR family transcriptional regulator codes for MVERVSGGVQSVERAFYLLELLADNGDLSLTELSASIELPAPTTHRFLKTLVSLGYVRQLSNRRYGLGLGLVRLAGRVDAQFGPIAKPHLDTLAKEIGESANLAVLDGDRVVYIAQSPSPHPMRMFTEVGHRAHTHSTGVGKAILAQLPDDQVARIVQRAGLPPATDRTITDAGKLRSELNRIRRAGYATDNGEQENGVCCYAVAVPDVPISMAISVSGPAFRMTKELGKAAVPLLHREAKAISQELLGVLE; via the coding sequence ATGGTGGAAAGAGTTTCGGGCGGCGTCCAGTCCGTCGAGCGTGCGTTCTACCTACTGGAGTTGCTCGCCGACAACGGGGACCTCTCGCTGACCGAGCTGTCGGCCTCCATCGAACTCCCCGCGCCCACCACCCACCGATTCCTCAAAACTCTCGTCTCGCTGGGTTATGTCCGCCAACTGTCGAACCGGCGCTACGGTCTCGGGCTGGGACTGGTGCGACTGGCCGGACGGGTCGATGCCCAGTTCGGACCCATCGCCAAGCCGCATCTGGACACCCTGGCCAAAGAGATCGGCGAATCGGCGAATCTCGCGGTACTCGATGGCGACAGAGTCGTCTACATCGCGCAATCGCCCTCACCGCACCCGATGCGGATGTTCACCGAGGTAGGGCACCGGGCGCACACCCACTCGACCGGTGTCGGCAAGGCGATCCTCGCGCAGTTGCCCGATGATCAGGTCGCGCGGATCGTCCAGAGAGCGGGCTTGCCCCCGGCCACCGATCGCACCATCACCGACGCGGGCAAGTTGCGGTCGGAATTGAATCGCATCCGGCGTGCGGGATATGCCACCGACAACGGCGAACAGGAGAACGGGGTCTGCTGCTACGCGGTGGCGGTTCCCGACGTCCCGATCTCAATGGCCATCTCCGTGTCGGGTCCGGCGTTCCGAATGACCAAGGAACTGGGCAAGGCGGCGGTGCCACTCCTGCACCGGGAGGCCAAGGCCATCTCCCAGGAACTGCTTGGCGTGCTGGAATAG
- a CDS encoding alpha-amylase family protein, with protein MTTVAPWYRTTLRWAQTNLTEIDPERYDDAWWRKHWRETSVQGAIINAGGIVAYYPSKFELHHRAERLGDRDLYGQIVASARDEGLTVVARMDSNRVAEDFFRAHPDWVCRNIDGEPITAADKWVTCINSPYYSDYLPQVITEIIDRSHPDGFADNSWAGLPRTSICYCRHCTDQFGRVTGFDLPRDHDWDSEDYRAWVAWNYQRRTDLWDLNNRVTTQAGGSDCLWFGMLSGDVLNNSRRFINLRQILARSELIMLDHQHRNPVDGFEQNTEAGKRLHELLGWDKLIPESTPQYQLGVPAFRVAAMPVAEVRLWATAGFAGGIQPWWHHIGSRHDDRRQYRTAAPLFGWHRDNSDILVDRTPIADVGIVWSQENHDLAGRKNPAERTLDPYRGVVRALNTAGIGYLPLHADDLDSARNRFSVIVLPNIAVLTDDQLTAIRSFADRGGSVIITGEAGVLDENGVHRDAPGLAELFDLRLSGRSYGAQNLADFDIETHERHSYLRLAPELRARFDGPTDVSAPEPNGSRHPVLAELDETDLVAFGGYLPIAEVGSGDVLATFVPDFPIFPPETSWMREPRTEVPAIIARELPSGARLVWLLADLDRCYARDEQPDHAVIIGNAVRWAIGDEPSFEIQSSGLVSASLYEQSGRRILHLTNRVTTSEIPGRQAHLVPVGPIRARVKSGFPEPRITSRVTGAELTTKVENGYLVFEIDQLVDHEVIIIDDRPDR; from the coding sequence ATGACGACCGTCGCCCCGTGGTACCGAACCACCCTGCGCTGGGCCCAGACGAATCTCACCGAGATCGATCCCGAGCGCTACGACGACGCGTGGTGGCGGAAACACTGGCGCGAGACCTCGGTACAGGGCGCGATCATCAACGCCGGCGGCATCGTGGCGTACTACCCGTCGAAGTTCGAGCTGCACCACCGTGCCGAGAGACTGGGCGATCGTGACCTGTACGGTCAGATTGTGGCGTCGGCCCGCGACGAGGGGCTGACCGTCGTGGCCCGGATGGATTCGAACCGGGTTGCCGAGGACTTCTTCCGGGCCCATCCCGACTGGGTCTGCCGGAACATCGACGGTGAACCGATCACCGCTGCCGACAAATGGGTGACCTGCATCAACTCCCCGTACTACAGCGACTACCTGCCCCAGGTGATCACCGAGATCATCGATCGCAGCCATCCGGACGGGTTCGCCGATAACAGCTGGGCCGGTCTGCCTCGCACGTCGATCTGCTATTGCAGGCACTGCACCGACCAGTTCGGGCGTGTCACCGGCTTCGATCTTCCGCGTGATCACGACTGGGACTCCGAGGACTACCGGGCATGGGTAGCCTGGAACTACCAGCGCCGCACCGATCTCTGGGATCTCAACAACCGAGTCACCACCCAGGCCGGAGGCTCGGACTGCCTCTGGTTCGGAATGCTCAGCGGCGATGTCCTGAACAACTCGCGGCGATTCATCAATCTGCGACAGATTCTTGCCCGGTCAGAGTTGATCATGCTCGATCACCAGCACCGGAACCCGGTGGACGGATTCGAGCAGAACACCGAAGCCGGCAAGCGGCTGCACGAGCTGCTCGGCTGGGACAAGCTGATCCCGGAGAGCACACCGCAATATCAGCTCGGGGTTCCGGCGTTCCGGGTCGCCGCGATGCCGGTCGCCGAGGTACGGCTCTGGGCCACCGCAGGATTCGCCGGCGGAATCCAGCCCTGGTGGCACCACATCGGTTCCCGCCACGACGACCGCCGCCAATACCGGACCGCAGCACCGCTCTTCGGTTGGCATCGGGACAACTCCGACATCCTGGTCGACCGCACTCCGATCGCCGACGTCGGCATCGTCTGGTCCCAGGAGAACCATGATCTTGCCGGCCGCAAGAACCCGGCCGAACGCACGCTCGACCCCTACCGCGGTGTGGTCCGCGCCCTGAACACCGCAGGCATCGGCTATCTGCCGCTGCACGCTGATGATCTTGATTCGGCGCGCAACCGGTTCAGCGTGATCGTGCTCCCGAACATCGCCGTTCTGACCGATGATCAGCTGACCGCCATCAGGTCGTTCGCCGACCGAGGCGGTTCGGTGATCATCACCGGCGAGGCGGGCGTACTTGACGAGAACGGCGTTCACCGCGATGCTCCCGGCCTGGCCGAGTTGTTCGATCTGCGCCTGAGCGGAAGGTCGTACGGTGCCCAGAACCTTGCCGACTTCGACATCGAGACACACGAGCGGCACAGCTACCTGCGGCTAGCCCCGGAACTTCGAGCACGCTTCGACGGGCCGACCGACGTGTCGGCACCCGAGCCCAACGGCAGTCGCCATCCGGTCCTTGCGGAGCTGGACGAGACCGATCTGGTCGCCTTCGGCGGTTACCTGCCGATCGCCGAAGTCGGCAGCGGTGACGTCCTGGCCACCTTCGTCCCAGACTTCCCTATCTTCCCACCGGAAACCTCCTGGATGCGTGAGCCGCGCACCGAAGTGCCGGCGATCATCGCGCGGGAGCTGCCGTCCGGTGCACGGCTGGTCTGGCTGCTCGCCGACCTGGACCGGTGCTATGCCCGCGATGAACAACCGGACCATGCTGTGATCATCGGCAACGCCGTCCGGTGGGCCATCGGCGACGAGCCGAGTTTCGAGATCCAGTCCAGCGGCCTGGTCAGCGCCTCCCTTTACGAACAGTCGGGCCGCCGTATCCTGCATCTGACCAACCGGGTCACAACGTCGGAGATCCCCGGCCGACAGGCACATCTTGTCCCGGTCGGACCGATCCGCGCACGGGTGAAAAGCGGATTCCCCGAACCACGCATCACGTCCAGGGTCACCGGCGCAGAATTGACCACGAAGGTCGAGAACGGGTACCTGGTCTTCGAGATCGATCAGCTCGTCGACCATGAGGTGATCATCATCGATGATCGCCCTGATCGGTGA
- a CDS encoding PepSY domain-containing protein, protein MQKPVRIAVISGAATLALLGGSTVAALAAPNQPTDTGATKISKSRAVTIAKHRIPGARVTEVEVEREHGRTFFEVELVKHHKEYEVLINARTGKVVSAHRDRDDDGHHGRHRHHEHGDDHKHDRGQDRGHDRHDDHGDDD, encoded by the coding sequence ATGCAGAAGCCTGTCCGGATCGCCGTGATCAGCGGCGCAGCGACCCTCGCCCTGCTCGGTGGATCAACCGTCGCGGCACTGGCCGCCCCCAACCAACCCACCGACACCGGTGCGACCAAGATCAGCAAGAGCCGCGCGGTCACCATCGCCAAGCATCGCATTCCCGGCGCGAGGGTGACCGAGGTCGAGGTCGAACGAGAGCACGGCCGCACGTTCTTCGAGGTCGAACTGGTCAAGCATCACAAGGAGTACGAGGTCTTGATCAACGCCAGGACCGGCAAGGTGGTCAGCGCTCACCGGGACCGGGACGACGACGGACACCATGGGCGGCACCGTCACCATGAACATGGCGATGATCACAAGCATGATCGAGGCCAGGATCGGGGACACGACCGCCACGACGATCACGGAGACGATGACTGA
- a CDS encoding HAMP domain-containing sensor histidine kinase, with protein sequence MRRRLALLVAATTSLVLIAFLVPLALLIKTVAADRAVNAATLQAQSLVSIVATSPRSTVSLTVDQVNASGSARVTVFFDDGRQLGRPMTRSAAVELAMRGRSLSVEEPGGRQVLVYVQTVAGAPAVIATFVDDAELRQGVGRAWLMLGLLGVLLMAAGIVVADRLARSMVRPITEVSAVSLRLARGDLDARASRSGPPEIQDVAAALNHLAGRIRDLMREEREAAADLSHRLRTPLTVLRLDTEALPDGEDSERIRADVDNLERAVSQLIADSRRPTGNGAIESDAAQVVHDRLDFWSALAEDTGREVRAEIDSGPVPVAVAADTLAAAVDALLGNVFAHTPDGTAFAVTLHAGADGGVRLMVFDDGPGFGQGAGSAITRGASGRGSTGLGLDIARRAARAGGGDLAVESAPDGGARVTLTFATRELVADAEQPQT encoded by the coding sequence GTGCGTCGACGCCTGGCGTTGCTGGTCGCGGCCACCACGTCGCTGGTGCTGATCGCCTTCCTGGTGCCGCTCGCCCTGCTCATCAAGACGGTGGCCGCGGATCGGGCGGTGAACGCAGCAACCCTGCAGGCACAGTCGCTGGTCTCGATCGTGGCGACCAGTCCCCGATCCACGGTCTCGCTCACCGTCGACCAGGTGAATGCGTCCGGATCTGCCCGGGTCACCGTCTTCTTCGACGACGGCCGGCAGCTCGGCCGACCGATGACACGTAGCGCCGCGGTCGAGCTGGCGATGCGCGGGCGCAGTCTCAGTGTGGAGGAGCCGGGCGGACGTCAGGTACTTGTCTACGTACAGACAGTGGCCGGAGCGCCGGCAGTGATCGCAACCTTTGTCGACGACGCCGAGTTGCGCCAGGGCGTTGGCAGGGCGTGGCTCATGTTGGGGCTGCTCGGCGTGTTGCTGATGGCTGCCGGCATCGTCGTGGCGGACCGCCTGGCACGCAGCATGGTGCGGCCGATCACCGAGGTGTCGGCGGTCTCGCTCCGGCTGGCGCGGGGCGATCTGGACGCCCGGGCATCACGGTCCGGTCCGCCGGAGATCCAGGATGTTGCTGCCGCCCTGAATCATCTGGCCGGACGGATCCGGGACCTGATGCGGGAGGAGCGGGAGGCTGCGGCGGACCTGTCCCATCGGCTCCGTACACCACTGACAGTGCTCAGGCTGGACACCGAGGCGTTGCCCGACGGCGAGGATTCCGAGCGCATCAGAGCCGACGTCGACAACCTGGAACGCGCCGTGTCCCAGCTGATCGCCGACTCCCGCCGACCGACCGGCAACGGTGCGATCGAATCCGATGCGGCTCAGGTGGTCCATGATCGACTCGACTTCTGGTCGGCCCTCGCCGAGGACACCGGCCGAGAGGTCCGGGCCGAGATCGACAGCGGTCCGGTACCGGTCGCTGTCGCCGCCGACACCTTGGCCGCCGCCGTCGATGCCCTGTTGGGCAACGTCTTCGCGCACACACCAGACGGCACCGCCTTCGCCGTAACGCTGCACGCCGGAGCCGATGGTGGAGTCCGGCTGATGGTGTTCGATGACGGCCCGGGGTTCGGCCAGGGAGCCGGCAGTGCGATCACCCGCGGGGCGAGCGGTCGAGGCTCCACCGGGCTCGGCCTGGACATCGCCCGCCGGGCTGCACGGGCCGGCGGCGGCGACCTGGCGGTCGAGTCGGCGCCGGACGGAGGGGCCCGGGTCACGCTCACATTCGCCACCCGCGAGCTCGTCGCCGATGCCGAGCAGCCGCAAACCTAG
- a CDS encoding response regulator transcription factor, producing the protein MAHVLLVEDDATIRTALIRGLTDRGHAVGSAATAMSGLEQATTNRPDLVVLDLGLPDVDGAEMLRMLRAVSAVPVIVATARDTEADIVALLDQGADDYVSKPFSAAQLDARIRAVLRRATEDSTDETVVVGGLRVDQRAREASLDGVALDLTPREFDLLHYLAVRAGTVVSKRDLLVDVWQVPYGGADKTVDVHLAWLRRKLGETAATARYLHTVRGVGVKLTAPLD; encoded by the coding sequence ATGGCGCACGTGTTGTTGGTCGAGGACGACGCGACCATCCGGACGGCTCTCATCCGTGGGCTCACCGATCGCGGCCATGCGGTGGGCTCGGCTGCCACCGCAATGAGCGGGCTGGAACAGGCGACGACCAACCGACCCGATCTCGTCGTGCTCGATCTCGGGCTGCCGGACGTCGACGGCGCGGAGATGCTGCGGATGTTGCGGGCGGTCAGCGCCGTCCCGGTGATCGTGGCGACCGCAAGGGACACCGAGGCCGACATCGTGGCGCTGCTGGACCAGGGCGCCGACGACTACGTCAGCAAGCCGTTCAGCGCCGCGCAGCTGGATGCCCGGATCCGAGCGGTGTTGCGCCGCGCGACCGAGGACAGCACTGACGAAACCGTCGTTGTCGGCGGTCTGCGCGTCGATCAACGGGCGCGGGAGGCGTCCCTCGACGGCGTGGCCCTCGACCTGACGCCGCGTGAATTCGATCTGCTGCACTATCTGGCGGTCCGGGCAGGAACCGTGGTCAGCAAGCGGGACCTGTTGGTCGACGTGTGGCAGGTACCTTACGGTGGCGCGGACAAGACGGTCGATGTCCATCTCGCCTGGCTACGGCGCAAACTCGGCGAGACCGCGGCGACCGCCCGCTACCTCCACACGGTTCGCGGTGTCGGCGTGAAACTGACAGCTCCGCTGGACTGA
- a CDS encoding HAMP domain-containing sensor histidine kinase: protein MARKPGPSVRLKLTFSYAGFLMLAGALLLSVVVVFLLRYVPDRVPMLGLPGDFRPSRNYPSRPDLWRAFAPRAAEAMGFLLVFGLVGGWILSGRMLAPLNQITRATRLAGDGSLSHRIALEGRTDEFRELADAFDTMLRRLEAQVAEQRRFAANASHELRTPLAVTQTLLEVAKGDPDRGDDELLERLQHVNTRAIDLTEALLLLTRTDQRAFAKQSVDLSLVAEEATETLLPLAERHGVTIETGGEVSALVGSHALLLQMTTNLLHNAIVHNLPEKGAVTVTTRPGRETVELTVENTGEPLTPQLVSTLVEPFQRGTARISSDHAGVGLGLAIVSSIVAAHDGTLTLAPREAGGLRVTVRLPTT, encoded by the coding sequence ATGGCTAGGAAACCCGGGCCGAGTGTCCGGCTCAAGCTCACCTTCAGTTACGCGGGTTTCCTGATGCTGGCGGGTGCCCTGTTGCTTTCCGTGGTGGTGGTCTTCCTGCTGCGCTACGTTCCGGACCGGGTTCCGATGCTCGGCCTGCCCGGCGACTTCCGGCCGTCCAGGAACTATCCCAGTCGGCCCGACCTGTGGCGGGCTTTCGCCCCGCGGGCGGCCGAGGCGATGGGGTTCCTGCTGGTCTTCGGACTGGTCGGAGGATGGATCCTCTCCGGCCGGATGCTGGCCCCACTGAACCAGATCACCCGAGCCACCCGGCTGGCCGGCGACGGCTCGCTGTCCCATCGGATCGCCCTGGAGGGCCGCACGGACGAGTTCCGCGAACTGGCCGACGCGTTCGACACGATGCTCCGACGGCTCGAGGCGCAGGTCGCCGAACAGCGCCGGTTCGCAGCCAACGCCTCGCACGAGCTGCGCACGCCGTTGGCGGTGACACAGACGCTGCTCGAGGTGGCCAAGGGCGATCCGGATCGGGGCGACGACGAACTCCTCGAGCGCCTGCAACACGTCAACACCCGGGCGATCGATCTCACCGAGGCTCTGCTGCTGCTCACCCGTACGGATCAACGTGCGTTCGCCAAGCAATCGGTCGATCTGTCCTTGGTTGCGGAGGAAGCCACCGAAACACTGCTGCCGCTGGCTGAACGGCACGGCGTGACGATCGAGACCGGCGGGGAGGTCTCCGCCTTGGTCGGCTCTCACGCCCTGCTGCTGCAGATGACGACGAATCTGCTGCACAACGCGATCGTCCACAACCTGCCCGAGAAGGGCGCGGTGACGGTGACCACCCGACCCGGACGCGAGACTGTTGAGCTGACGGTGGAGAACACCGGCGAGCCGCTCACCCCGCAACTGGTGTCAACACTGGTCGAGCCGTTCCAGCGCGGCACAGCCCGGATCAGCAGCGATCATGCCGGTGTCGGCCTCGGGCTGGCGATCGTCAGCAGCATCGTCGCCGCCCATGACGGAACGCTCACGCTGGCGCCACGAGAGGCCGGTGGCCTGAGGGTCACCGTGCGCCTGCCGACCACCTGA
- a CDS encoding response regulator transcription factor: MRVLIVEDQLYLAEAIRDGLRREAIAADIAGDGDTAQELLTVNAYDIAVLDRDIPGPSGDEIAKQVVASGSGMPILMLTAADRLDDKASGFELGADDYLTKPFELRELVLRLRALDRRRAHNRPPVREIAGLRLDPFRREVYRDGRYVGLTRKQFAVLEVLVAAEGGVVSAEELLERAWDENADPFTNAVRITVSALRKRLGEPWVILTVPGVGYCVDTGDSGVDHGLDPGGDHGSADG, translated from the coding sequence ATGCGCGTACTGATCGTCGAGGACCAGCTCTATCTGGCCGAGGCCATCCGGGACGGGTTGCGCCGGGAGGCGATCGCGGCCGACATCGCCGGTGACGGTGACACGGCGCAGGAACTGTTGACCGTCAATGCTTACGACATCGCCGTTCTCGACCGCGACATCCCGGGACCGTCCGGAGACGAGATCGCCAAGCAGGTGGTGGCGTCCGGCAGCGGCATGCCGATCCTGATGCTCACCGCGGCCGATCGCCTCGACGACAAGGCATCCGGCTTCGAACTCGGCGCCGACGACTACCTGACCAAGCCCTTCGAGCTCAGGGAACTCGTGCTCCGGCTCAGGGCACTCGACCGCCGGCGGGCCCACAACCGGCCGCCGGTACGCGAGATCGCCGGATTACGACTCGACCCGTTCCGCCGGGAGGTCTACCGTGACGGCCGGTATGTCGGCCTGACCCGCAAGCAGTTCGCCGTACTCGAGGTCCTGGTCGCCGCCGAGGGTGGCGTGGTGAGTGCGGAGGAGCTTCTGGAACGGGCCTGGGACGAGAATGCCGATCCCTTCACCAACGCCGTACGCATCACGGTCTCAGCCTTGCGGAAGCGGCTCGGCGAGCCCTGGGTCATCCTCACCGTGCCCGGTGTGGGGTATTGCGTCGACACCGGTGATTCCGGAGTTGATCATGGTCTCGATCCGGGTGGTGATCATGGAAGCGCGGATGGCTAG